From a region of the Osmia lignaria lignaria isolate PbOS001 chromosome 10, iyOsmLign1, whole genome shotgun sequence genome:
- the trc gene encoding serine/threonine-protein kinase tricornered isoform X5 produces the protein MGVAEDETPSSLTSHPNPNVNNPNQEGVLEMAATESTIRFSGHTLDKATKAKVTLENYYSNLIAQHIERKQRLAKLEESLKDEGLSEQQKQEKRLQHAQKETEFLRLKRSRLGVEDFEPLKVIGRGAFGEVRLVQKKDTGHVYAMKILRKADMLEKEQVAHVRAERDVLVEADHQWVVKMYYSFQDPINLYLIMEFLPGGDMMTLLMKKDTLSEECTQFYISETALAIDSIHKLGFIHRDIKPDNLLLDARGHIKLSDFGLCTGLKKSHRTDFYRDLSQAKPSDFMTSCGSGSGGAMDSKRRAESWKRNRRALAYSTVGTPDYIAPEVFLQTGYGPACDCWSLGVIMYEMLIGYPPFCSENPQETYRKVMNWRETLVFPPEVPISEEAKDTIIRFCCEADRRLGAQRGIEELKLAPFFRGVDWEHIRERPAAIPVEVRSIDDTSNFDEFPDVKLEIPSAPMPQDGEVIYKDWVFINYTFKRFEGLTQRGTPTKK, from the exons GGGTGTTGGAGATGGCAGCCACAGAGAGCACGATCCGTTTCAGCGGCCACACGTTGGACAAGGCTACAAAGGCCAAG GTAACGTTGGAGAATTACTACAGTAATCTAATAGCTCAGCACATCGAGCGAAAACAGAGGCTGGCTAAATTAGAGGAGTCGTTGAAAGACGAGGGACTGTCGGAGCAGCAGAAGCAAGAGAAACGGTTGCAGCATGCTCAGAAAGAGACCGAATTTCTTCGATTGAAACGCTCCCGTCTCGGCGTCGAGGATTTCGAGCCTCTCAAAGTCATTGGTAGAGGCGCTTTCGGAGAG GTGAGACTGGTGCAGAAAAAGGACACCGGTCATGTGTACGCGATGAAAATCCTTCGAAAAGCCGATATGCTCGAGAAGGAACAAGTCGCGCACGTCAGGGCCGAAAGAGACGTGTTGGTGGAAGCGGATCATCAATGGGTCGTCAAAATGTATTATAGCTTTCAAGATCCCATTAATCTCTATTTAATAATGGAATTTCTTCCAGGCG GTGATATGATGACGTTGCTGATGAAGAAAGACACGCTTTCCGAAGAGTGTACACAGTTTTACATTTCCGAAACGGCATTAGCGATCGATTCTATTCATAAGCTAGGATTCATTCACAG AGATATCAAACCGGACAATCTGTTGCTGGACGCACGGGGTCACATAAAGCTTTCCGATTTCGGGCTTTGCACGGGTTTGAAGAAATCTCATAGAACCGATTTCTACAGAGACCTCAGTCAAGCGAAACCATCCGATTTCA TGACGTCCTGCGGAAGCGGAAGCGGTGGAGCGATGGATAGCAAAAGGAGAGCCGAAAGTTGGAAAAGAAACCGAAGAGCGTTGGCGTACAGCACAGTGGGAACGCCGGACTACATAGCTCCAGAAGTATTTTTGCAAACTGGTTACGGTCCTGCCTGCGACTGTTGGTCCTTGGGGGTTATCATGTACGAAATGCTCATAG GATATCCTCCGTTTTGCAGTGAAAATCCTCAGGAAACTTACAGGAAAGTGATGAACTGGAGAGAAACTTTGGTGTTCCCACCGGAAGTTCCCATCAGCGAAGAAGCTAAGGACACTATAATCAGATTCTGCTGCGAGGCTGACAGAAGATTAG GCGCGCAAAGAGGTATCGAAGAGCTTAAATTGGCCCCGTTCTTCCGTGGAGTCGATTGGGAACACATCAGAGAGAGACCAGCCGCGATACCCGTCGAAGTGCGTTCGATCGACGACACCTCCAATTTCGACGAATTTCCTGACGTGAAATTGGAAATCC CATCCGCCCCGATGCCTCAAGACGGAGAGGTAATATACAAGGATTGGGTATTCATTAATTACACGTTCAAGCGATTCGAAGGTTTGACGCAACGAGGCACGCCGACCAAGAAATAG
- the trc gene encoding serine/threonine-protein kinase tricornered isoform X2 — MSPVNAFTVTLKIPTYNTRVAFDFSVEPFCGRKDCNDIRALHDRSPQPLFNKLQGVLEMAATESTIRFSGHTLDKATKAKVTLENYYSNLIAQHIERKQRLAKLEESLKDEGLSEQQKQEKRLQHAQKETEFLRLKRSRLGVEDFEPLKVIGRGAFGEVRLVQKKDTGHVYAMKILRKADMLEKEQVAHVRAERDVLVEADHQWVVKMYYSFQDPINLYLIMEFLPGGDMMTLLMKKDTLSEECTQFYISETALAIDSIHKLGFIHRDIKPDNLLLDARGHIKLSDFGLCTGLKKSHRTDFYRDLSQAKPSDFMTSCGSGSGGAMDSKRRAESWKRNRRALAYSTVGTPDYIAPEVFLQTGYGPACDCWSLGVIMYEMLIGYPPFCSENPQETYRKVMNWRETLVFPPEVPISEEAKDTIIRFCCEADRRLGAQRGIEELKLAPFFRGVDWEHIRERPAAIPVEVRSIDDTSNFDEFPDVKLEIPSAPMPQDGEVIYKDWVFINYTFKRFEGLTQRGTPTKK; from the exons ATGAGTCCCGTTAACGCGTTCACTGTCACACTGAAAATACCTACGTACAATACCCGTGTTGCATTTGATTTTTCAGTCGAACCTTTCTGTGGACGAAAAGATTGCAACGACATCCGAGCGTTGCACGATCGTTCACCGCAGCCATTATTTAATAAACTCCAAG GGGTGTTGGAGATGGCAGCCACAGAGAGCACGATCCGTTTCAGCGGCCACACGTTGGACAAGGCTACAAAGGCCAAG GTAACGTTGGAGAATTACTACAGTAATCTAATAGCTCAGCACATCGAGCGAAAACAGAGGCTGGCTAAATTAGAGGAGTCGTTGAAAGACGAGGGACTGTCGGAGCAGCAGAAGCAAGAGAAACGGTTGCAGCATGCTCAGAAAGAGACCGAATTTCTTCGATTGAAACGCTCCCGTCTCGGCGTCGAGGATTTCGAGCCTCTCAAAGTCATTGGTAGAGGCGCTTTCGGAGAG GTGAGACTGGTGCAGAAAAAGGACACCGGTCATGTGTACGCGATGAAAATCCTTCGAAAAGCCGATATGCTCGAGAAGGAACAAGTCGCGCACGTCAGGGCCGAAAGAGACGTGTTGGTGGAAGCGGATCATCAATGGGTCGTCAAAATGTATTATAGCTTTCAAGATCCCATTAATCTCTATTTAATAATGGAATTTCTTCCAGGCG GTGATATGATGACGTTGCTGATGAAGAAAGACACGCTTTCCGAAGAGTGTACACAGTTTTACATTTCCGAAACGGCATTAGCGATCGATTCTATTCATAAGCTAGGATTCATTCACAG AGATATCAAACCGGACAATCTGTTGCTGGACGCACGGGGTCACATAAAGCTTTCCGATTTCGGGCTTTGCACGGGTTTGAAGAAATCTCATAGAACCGATTTCTACAGAGACCTCAGTCAAGCGAAACCATCCGATTTCA TGACGTCCTGCGGAAGCGGAAGCGGTGGAGCGATGGATAGCAAAAGGAGAGCCGAAAGTTGGAAAAGAAACCGAAGAGCGTTGGCGTACAGCACAGTGGGAACGCCGGACTACATAGCTCCAGAAGTATTTTTGCAAACTGGTTACGGTCCTGCCTGCGACTGTTGGTCCTTGGGGGTTATCATGTACGAAATGCTCATAG GATATCCTCCGTTTTGCAGTGAAAATCCTCAGGAAACTTACAGGAAAGTGATGAACTGGAGAGAAACTTTGGTGTTCCCACCGGAAGTTCCCATCAGCGAAGAAGCTAAGGACACTATAATCAGATTCTGCTGCGAGGCTGACAGAAGATTAG GCGCGCAAAGAGGTATCGAAGAGCTTAAATTGGCCCCGTTCTTCCGTGGAGTCGATTGGGAACACATCAGAGAGAGACCAGCCGCGATACCCGTCGAAGTGCGTTCGATCGACGACACCTCCAATTTCGACGAATTTCCTGACGTGAAATTGGAAATCC CATCCGCCCCGATGCCTCAAGACGGAGAGGTAATATACAAGGATTGGGTATTCATTAATTACACGTTCAAGCGATTCGAAGGTTTGACGCAACGAGGCACGCCGACCAAGAAATAG
- the trc gene encoding serine/threonine-protein kinase tricornered isoform X4 — protein sequence MYDSELFKTLWTKIGQMCSYITCAKSYLSGVLEMAATESTIRFSGHTLDKATKAKVTLENYYSNLIAQHIERKQRLAKLEESLKDEGLSEQQKQEKRLQHAQKETEFLRLKRSRLGVEDFEPLKVIGRGAFGEVRLVQKKDTGHVYAMKILRKADMLEKEQVAHVRAERDVLVEADHQWVVKMYYSFQDPINLYLIMEFLPGGDMMTLLMKKDTLSEECTQFYISETALAIDSIHKLGFIHRDIKPDNLLLDARGHIKLSDFGLCTGLKKSHRTDFYRDLSQAKPSDFMTSCGSGSGGAMDSKRRAESWKRNRRALAYSTVGTPDYIAPEVFLQTGYGPACDCWSLGVIMYEMLIGYPPFCSENPQETYRKVMNWRETLVFPPEVPISEEAKDTIIRFCCEADRRLGAQRGIEELKLAPFFRGVDWEHIRERPAAIPVEVRSIDDTSNFDEFPDVKLEIPSAPMPQDGEVIYKDWVFINYTFKRFEGLTQRGTPTKK from the exons GGGTGTTGGAGATGGCAGCCACAGAGAGCACGATCCGTTTCAGCGGCCACACGTTGGACAAGGCTACAAAGGCCAAG GTAACGTTGGAGAATTACTACAGTAATCTAATAGCTCAGCACATCGAGCGAAAACAGAGGCTGGCTAAATTAGAGGAGTCGTTGAAAGACGAGGGACTGTCGGAGCAGCAGAAGCAAGAGAAACGGTTGCAGCATGCTCAGAAAGAGACCGAATTTCTTCGATTGAAACGCTCCCGTCTCGGCGTCGAGGATTTCGAGCCTCTCAAAGTCATTGGTAGAGGCGCTTTCGGAGAG GTGAGACTGGTGCAGAAAAAGGACACCGGTCATGTGTACGCGATGAAAATCCTTCGAAAAGCCGATATGCTCGAGAAGGAACAAGTCGCGCACGTCAGGGCCGAAAGAGACGTGTTGGTGGAAGCGGATCATCAATGGGTCGTCAAAATGTATTATAGCTTTCAAGATCCCATTAATCTCTATTTAATAATGGAATTTCTTCCAGGCG GTGATATGATGACGTTGCTGATGAAGAAAGACACGCTTTCCGAAGAGTGTACACAGTTTTACATTTCCGAAACGGCATTAGCGATCGATTCTATTCATAAGCTAGGATTCATTCACAG AGATATCAAACCGGACAATCTGTTGCTGGACGCACGGGGTCACATAAAGCTTTCCGATTTCGGGCTTTGCACGGGTTTGAAGAAATCTCATAGAACCGATTTCTACAGAGACCTCAGTCAAGCGAAACCATCCGATTTCA TGACGTCCTGCGGAAGCGGAAGCGGTGGAGCGATGGATAGCAAAAGGAGAGCCGAAAGTTGGAAAAGAAACCGAAGAGCGTTGGCGTACAGCACAGTGGGAACGCCGGACTACATAGCTCCAGAAGTATTTTTGCAAACTGGTTACGGTCCTGCCTGCGACTGTTGGTCCTTGGGGGTTATCATGTACGAAATGCTCATAG GATATCCTCCGTTTTGCAGTGAAAATCCTCAGGAAACTTACAGGAAAGTGATGAACTGGAGAGAAACTTTGGTGTTCCCACCGGAAGTTCCCATCAGCGAAGAAGCTAAGGACACTATAATCAGATTCTGCTGCGAGGCTGACAGAAGATTAG GCGCGCAAAGAGGTATCGAAGAGCTTAAATTGGCCCCGTTCTTCCGTGGAGTCGATTGGGAACACATCAGAGAGAGACCAGCCGCGATACCCGTCGAAGTGCGTTCGATCGACGACACCTCCAATTTCGACGAATTTCCTGACGTGAAATTGGAAATCC CATCCGCCCCGATGCCTCAAGACGGAGAGGTAATATACAAGGATTGGGTATTCATTAATTACACGTTCAAGCGATTCGAAGGTTTGACGCAACGAGGCACGCCGACCAAGAAATAG
- the trc gene encoding serine/threonine-protein kinase tricornered isoform X6, with amino-acid sequence MAATESTIRFSGHTLDKATKAKVTLENYYSNLIAQHIERKQRLAKLEESLKDEGLSEQQKQEKRLQHAQKETEFLRLKRSRLGVEDFEPLKVIGRGAFGEVRLVQKKDTGHVYAMKILRKADMLEKEQVAHVRAERDVLVEADHQWVVKMYYSFQDPINLYLIMEFLPGGDMMTLLMKKDTLSEECTQFYISETALAIDSIHKLGFIHRDIKPDNLLLDARGHIKLSDFGLCTGLKKSHRTDFYRDLSQAKPSDFMTSCGSGSGGAMDSKRRAESWKRNRRALAYSTVGTPDYIAPEVFLQTGYGPACDCWSLGVIMYEMLIGYPPFCSENPQETYRKVMNWRETLVFPPEVPISEEAKDTIIRFCCEADRRLGAQRGIEELKLAPFFRGVDWEHIRERPAAIPVEVRSIDDTSNFDEFPDVKLEIPSAPMPQDGEVIYKDWVFINYTFKRFEGLTQRGTPTKK; translated from the exons ATGGCAGCCACAGAGAGCACGATCCGTTTCAGCGGCCACACGTTGGACAAGGCTACAAAGGCCAAG GTAACGTTGGAGAATTACTACAGTAATCTAATAGCTCAGCACATCGAGCGAAAACAGAGGCTGGCTAAATTAGAGGAGTCGTTGAAAGACGAGGGACTGTCGGAGCAGCAGAAGCAAGAGAAACGGTTGCAGCATGCTCAGAAAGAGACCGAATTTCTTCGATTGAAACGCTCCCGTCTCGGCGTCGAGGATTTCGAGCCTCTCAAAGTCATTGGTAGAGGCGCTTTCGGAGAG GTGAGACTGGTGCAGAAAAAGGACACCGGTCATGTGTACGCGATGAAAATCCTTCGAAAAGCCGATATGCTCGAGAAGGAACAAGTCGCGCACGTCAGGGCCGAAAGAGACGTGTTGGTGGAAGCGGATCATCAATGGGTCGTCAAAATGTATTATAGCTTTCAAGATCCCATTAATCTCTATTTAATAATGGAATTTCTTCCAGGCG GTGATATGATGACGTTGCTGATGAAGAAAGACACGCTTTCCGAAGAGTGTACACAGTTTTACATTTCCGAAACGGCATTAGCGATCGATTCTATTCATAAGCTAGGATTCATTCACAG AGATATCAAACCGGACAATCTGTTGCTGGACGCACGGGGTCACATAAAGCTTTCCGATTTCGGGCTTTGCACGGGTTTGAAGAAATCTCATAGAACCGATTTCTACAGAGACCTCAGTCAAGCGAAACCATCCGATTTCA TGACGTCCTGCGGAAGCGGAAGCGGTGGAGCGATGGATAGCAAAAGGAGAGCCGAAAGTTGGAAAAGAAACCGAAGAGCGTTGGCGTACAGCACAGTGGGAACGCCGGACTACATAGCTCCAGAAGTATTTTTGCAAACTGGTTACGGTCCTGCCTGCGACTGTTGGTCCTTGGGGGTTATCATGTACGAAATGCTCATAG GATATCCTCCGTTTTGCAGTGAAAATCCTCAGGAAACTTACAGGAAAGTGATGAACTGGAGAGAAACTTTGGTGTTCCCACCGGAAGTTCCCATCAGCGAAGAAGCTAAGGACACTATAATCAGATTCTGCTGCGAGGCTGACAGAAGATTAG GCGCGCAAAGAGGTATCGAAGAGCTTAAATTGGCCCCGTTCTTCCGTGGAGTCGATTGGGAACACATCAGAGAGAGACCAGCCGCGATACCCGTCGAAGTGCGTTCGATCGACGACACCTCCAATTTCGACGAATTTCCTGACGTGAAATTGGAAATCC CATCCGCCCCGATGCCTCAAGACGGAGAGGTAATATACAAGGATTGGGTATTCATTAATTACACGTTCAAGCGATTCGAAGGTTTGACGCAACGAGGCACGCCGACCAAGAAATAG
- the trc gene encoding serine/threonine-protein kinase tricornered isoform X3: MCEEATEVETHHQQTAATTMGVAEDETPSSLTSHPNPNVNNPNQEGVLEMAATESTIRFSGHTLDKATKAKVTLENYYSNLIAQHIERKQRLAKLEESLKDEGLSEQQKQEKRLQHAQKETEFLRLKRSRLGVEDFEPLKVIGRGAFGEVRLVQKKDTGHVYAMKILRKADMLEKEQVAHVRAERDVLVEADHQWVVKMYYSFQDPINLYLIMEFLPGGDMMTLLMKKDTLSEECTQFYISETALAIDSIHKLGFIHRDIKPDNLLLDARGHIKLSDFGLCTGLKKSHRTDFYRDLSQAKPSDFMTSCGSGSGGAMDSKRRAESWKRNRRALAYSTVGTPDYIAPEVFLQTGYGPACDCWSLGVIMYEMLIGYPPFCSENPQETYRKVMNWRETLVFPPEVPISEEAKDTIIRFCCEADRRLGAQRGIEELKLAPFFRGVDWEHIRERPAAIPVEVRSIDDTSNFDEFPDVKLEIPSAPMPQDGEVIYKDWVFINYTFKRFEGLTQRGTPTKK; the protein is encoded by the exons GGGTGTTGGAGATGGCAGCCACAGAGAGCACGATCCGTTTCAGCGGCCACACGTTGGACAAGGCTACAAAGGCCAAG GTAACGTTGGAGAATTACTACAGTAATCTAATAGCTCAGCACATCGAGCGAAAACAGAGGCTGGCTAAATTAGAGGAGTCGTTGAAAGACGAGGGACTGTCGGAGCAGCAGAAGCAAGAGAAACGGTTGCAGCATGCTCAGAAAGAGACCGAATTTCTTCGATTGAAACGCTCCCGTCTCGGCGTCGAGGATTTCGAGCCTCTCAAAGTCATTGGTAGAGGCGCTTTCGGAGAG GTGAGACTGGTGCAGAAAAAGGACACCGGTCATGTGTACGCGATGAAAATCCTTCGAAAAGCCGATATGCTCGAGAAGGAACAAGTCGCGCACGTCAGGGCCGAAAGAGACGTGTTGGTGGAAGCGGATCATCAATGGGTCGTCAAAATGTATTATAGCTTTCAAGATCCCATTAATCTCTATTTAATAATGGAATTTCTTCCAGGCG GTGATATGATGACGTTGCTGATGAAGAAAGACACGCTTTCCGAAGAGTGTACACAGTTTTACATTTCCGAAACGGCATTAGCGATCGATTCTATTCATAAGCTAGGATTCATTCACAG AGATATCAAACCGGACAATCTGTTGCTGGACGCACGGGGTCACATAAAGCTTTCCGATTTCGGGCTTTGCACGGGTTTGAAGAAATCTCATAGAACCGATTTCTACAGAGACCTCAGTCAAGCGAAACCATCCGATTTCA TGACGTCCTGCGGAAGCGGAAGCGGTGGAGCGATGGATAGCAAAAGGAGAGCCGAAAGTTGGAAAAGAAACCGAAGAGCGTTGGCGTACAGCACAGTGGGAACGCCGGACTACATAGCTCCAGAAGTATTTTTGCAAACTGGTTACGGTCCTGCCTGCGACTGTTGGTCCTTGGGGGTTATCATGTACGAAATGCTCATAG GATATCCTCCGTTTTGCAGTGAAAATCCTCAGGAAACTTACAGGAAAGTGATGAACTGGAGAGAAACTTTGGTGTTCCCACCGGAAGTTCCCATCAGCGAAGAAGCTAAGGACACTATAATCAGATTCTGCTGCGAGGCTGACAGAAGATTAG GCGCGCAAAGAGGTATCGAAGAGCTTAAATTGGCCCCGTTCTTCCGTGGAGTCGATTGGGAACACATCAGAGAGAGACCAGCCGCGATACCCGTCGAAGTGCGTTCGATCGACGACACCTCCAATTTCGACGAATTTCCTGACGTGAAATTGGAAATCC CATCCGCCCCGATGCCTCAAGACGGAGAGGTAATATACAAGGATTGGGTATTCATTAATTACACGTTCAAGCGATTCGAAGGTTTGACGCAACGAGGCACGCCGACCAAGAAATAG